A single Quadrisphaera setariae DNA region contains:
- a CDS encoding SCO1664 family protein, with protein MTGRVLGASNTTLLARVTSGERSLACVYKPVAGEAPLWDFPDGTLAGREVAAALVSEAAGWGVVPPTVLREGEFGLGSVQAWVGPPPDDGPYVDPPGTRRRAGAGRGLGEPGAGVIDVVAPSRVPDGWLTVVQGEGYRGEAVSLVHADDPGLVRMAAFDAVANNADRKGGHVLRGLDDRIYGVDHGLTFHDDPKLRTVLWGFAGRSFDDEVVVLLERTAAALDGDLADVLSTLLTDDELLAAQLRVERLLERRRFPKPPPGGRALPWPPF; from the coding sequence GTGACCGGCCGAGTGCTCGGCGCCTCCAACACCACGCTGCTCGCCCGGGTGACCTCGGGTGAGCGGTCGCTGGCGTGCGTCTACAAGCCCGTGGCGGGGGAGGCCCCGCTGTGGGACTTCCCCGACGGCACGCTCGCCGGGCGCGAGGTGGCCGCCGCGCTGGTCTCCGAGGCCGCCGGGTGGGGCGTCGTCCCGCCGACCGTGCTGCGCGAGGGCGAGTTCGGCCTCGGATCGGTGCAGGCGTGGGTGGGACCCCCGCCCGACGACGGGCCGTACGTCGACCCTCCCGGGACCCGGCGTCGCGCTGGGGCCGGCCGGGGCCTCGGTGAGCCGGGCGCGGGCGTCATCGACGTCGTCGCGCCCTCGCGGGTGCCTGACGGCTGGCTCACCGTGGTGCAGGGGGAGGGCTACCGCGGGGAGGCGGTCTCGCTCGTGCACGCCGACGACCCGGGCCTGGTGCGGATGGCGGCCTTCGACGCGGTGGCCAACAACGCCGACCGCAAGGGCGGTCACGTGCTGCGAGGCCTCGACGACCGCATCTACGGCGTCGACCACGGCCTGACCTTCCACGACGACCCCAAGCTCCGCACGGTGCTGTGGGGCTTCGCCGGCAGGTCGTTCGACGACGAGGTCGTGGTGCTGCTGGAGCGCACGGCCGCTGCCCTGGACGGCGACCTGGCCGACGTGCTGTCCACCCTCCTCACCGACGACGAGCTGCTCGCCGCGCAGCTGCGCGTGGAGCGGCTGCTGGAGCGGCGGCGCTTCCCGAAGCCGCCGCCGGGTGGTCGCGCGCTGCCCTGGCCGCCCTTCTGA
- a CDS encoding sensor histidine kinase: protein MERGQRQPTGVRGRVDASEAWVRTHPVVVDAALFCPPALLLAGIFASSGSPWQSLAALLQVGVLALRRARPVLTAVVVYAFAAVHLLTGVVGRGASEALLVSPSDVAVLVALYSVAAHGPRWARYWGLLVALAGALGLGVALGWASTDVGEAFVVVVSVTVTAGVLALLAWTLGQWRRTRLAHVRTLEERARGVETEREQLQALAAAAERARIAREMHDVVAHSLSVVIAQADGGRYAAAADPAAAVRALESVAATGRAALTDMRRLLGVLREDGGAVFEPQPGVEDVPALVASVRASGLPVALVTTGEARQLPAGAGLAVYRVVQEGLTNVLKHGGPSARATVRLHWAPGRLEAHVEDDGRGASATVDGEGRGDGVGRGLAGMAERMALYGGTAHAGPRSGGGFAVQAVLPVPASGRSAPPPAGQPAV from the coding sequence ATGGAGCGGGGCCAGCGTCAGCCCACAGGGGTGCGCGGCCGCGTCGACGCCTCCGAGGCCTGGGTGAGGACCCACCCCGTGGTGGTCGACGCGGCCCTGTTCTGCCCCCCTGCGCTGCTGCTGGCGGGGATCTTCGCCTCCAGCGGCTCGCCGTGGCAGTCGCTGGCCGCGCTGCTCCAGGTGGGCGTGCTCGCGCTGCGCCGCGCGCGGCCGGTGCTCACCGCGGTGGTCGTGTACGCGTTCGCCGCGGTGCACCTGCTGACCGGGGTGGTGGGCAGGGGGGCCAGCGAGGCGCTGCTGGTCTCCCCGTCCGACGTCGCCGTGCTCGTGGCGCTGTACTCGGTGGCCGCCCACGGCCCCCGCTGGGCCCGGTACTGGGGCCTCCTGGTGGCGCTCGCGGGGGCCCTGGGGCTGGGCGTGGCCCTGGGGTGGGCCTCCACCGACGTCGGCGAGGCGTTCGTCGTGGTGGTCTCGGTGACGGTGACGGCCGGGGTGCTGGCCCTGCTGGCGTGGACCCTGGGCCAGTGGCGCCGCACCCGGCTCGCGCACGTGCGCACCCTGGAGGAGCGCGCCCGCGGCGTGGAGACCGAGCGCGAGCAGCTGCAGGCGCTGGCAGCGGCCGCTGAGCGCGCACGGATCGCGCGGGAGATGCACGACGTCGTCGCGCACTCCCTGTCCGTGGTGATCGCCCAGGCCGACGGCGGGCGCTACGCCGCCGCCGCCGACCCCGCCGCGGCCGTCCGGGCGCTGGAGTCCGTGGCCGCCACCGGGCGGGCGGCCCTCACGGACATGCGGCGCCTGCTGGGGGTGCTCCGCGAGGACGGCGGCGCGGTCTTCGAGCCGCAGCCTGGCGTGGAGGACGTCCCCGCCCTGGTGGCCTCGGTGCGGGCCAGCGGGCTGCCGGTGGCGCTGGTGACGACGGGGGAGGCCCGCCAGCTGCCCGCGGGGGCGGGCCTGGCGGTGTACCGGGTGGTGCAGGAGGGTCTGACGAACGTGCTGAAGCACGGTGGACCCTCGGCGCGGGCGACCGTCCGGCTGCACTGGGCGCCGGGTCGGCTCGAGGCCCACGTCGAGGACGACGGGCGCGGCGCGTCGGCCACCGTCGACGGCGAGGGCCGCGGCGACGGGGTCGGTCGCGGCCTGGCCGGGATGGCCGAGCGGATGGCCCTGTACGGGGGCACCGCGCACGCCGGGCCGCGCAGCGGGGGCGGCTTCGCGGTGCAGGCCGTGCTCCCCGTGCCCGCCTCCGGTCGGAGCGCGCCGCCGCCTGCGGGTCAGCCGGCGGTATGA
- the mshC gene encoding cysteine--1-D-myo-inosityl 2-amino-2-deoxy-alpha-D-glucopyranoside ligase, protein MRPWSAPAVPQLPGRGGPVRVHDTSTGELQVAAPGPKARLYVCGITPYDATHLGHAATYLAFDLLQRAWRDSGLQVRYAQNVTDVDDPLLERATRDGVDWRELAASQVDLFASDMEALRVLPPDAWVGAVEAIPRIAATVRAMLARGAAYTVEPSTESPAQVDPAKGDVYADLSADPGFGAVAHLATEQMLALSAERGGDPQRPGKRDPLDPLLWRAAREGEPAWDGGTLGAGRPGWHVECTVIAADDLGSGFDVQGGGSDLAFPHHEMSASHGAVLYGPPFAGVYAHAGMVGLDGEKMSKSKGNLVLVSKLRAAGVEPAAVRLAVLAHHYRSDWSWTQAGLEEAVERLVRWRAAVAVGGADDGADQLAVLADLRARLADDLDAPGALVVLDAWAATVLAAPGGAESGQRADLVADAVDALLGIAL, encoded by the coding sequence ATGCGTCCCTGGTCAGCCCCCGCCGTCCCCCAGCTCCCCGGCAGGGGTGGCCCCGTGCGCGTGCACGACACCTCCACCGGTGAGCTGCAGGTCGCCGCGCCCGGCCCGAAGGCCCGCCTGTACGTCTGCGGCATCACCCCGTACGACGCCACGCACCTCGGCCACGCCGCCACCTACCTGGCCTTCGACCTGCTGCAGCGCGCCTGGCGCGACTCCGGCCTGCAGGTGAGGTACGCCCAGAACGTCACCGACGTGGACGACCCGCTGCTCGAGCGCGCCACCCGCGACGGCGTCGACTGGCGCGAGCTGGCCGCCTCCCAGGTGGACCTGTTCGCCTCCGACATGGAGGCGCTGCGGGTGCTGCCGCCCGACGCCTGGGTCGGCGCCGTCGAGGCGATCCCGCGGATCGCGGCCACCGTCCGGGCGATGCTCGCCCGCGGCGCCGCCTACACGGTCGAGCCGTCCACCGAGAGCCCCGCCCAGGTCGACCCGGCGAAGGGCGACGTCTACGCCGATCTCTCGGCCGACCCGGGTTTCGGCGCGGTCGCTCACCTGGCCACGGAGCAGATGCTCGCGCTGTCCGCCGAGCGTGGAGGAGACCCCCAGCGCCCCGGCAAGCGCGACCCGCTCGACCCGCTGCTGTGGCGCGCCGCCCGCGAGGGCGAGCCCGCGTGGGACGGCGGCACCCTCGGGGCTGGTCGCCCCGGCTGGCACGTCGAGTGCACCGTCATCGCCGCCGACGACCTGGGCTCCGGCTTCGACGTCCAGGGCGGCGGCTCCGACCTGGCCTTCCCGCACCACGAGATGAGCGCCAGCCACGGCGCGGTGCTGTACGGCCCGCCCTTCGCCGGCGTGTACGCGCACGCCGGGATGGTCGGCCTCGACGGCGAGAAGATGAGCAAGTCCAAGGGCAACCTCGTGCTCGTCTCCAAGCTCCGCGCCGCCGGGGTGGAGCCTGCTGCGGTGCGCCTGGCGGTGCTCGCCCACCACTACCGCTCCGACTGGTCCTGGACCCAGGCGGGTCTGGAGGAGGCCGTGGAGCGCCTCGTGCGGTGGCGCGCCGCCGTCGCCGTCGGCGGGGCCGACGACGGCGCAGACCAGCTCGCGGTGCTGGCGGACCTGCGCGCCCGCCTCGCCGACGACCTCGACGCCCCCGGCGCCCTCGTCGTCCTCGACGCCTGGGCCGCCACGGTCCTCGCCGCCCCCGGCGGCGCGGAGAGCGGCCAGCGCGCGGACCTCGTCGCGGACGCCGTCGACGCCCTGCTGGGCATCGCCCTCTGA
- a CDS encoding PAC2 family protein, with product MLAAFEGWNDAGEAASGALDHLRRVWGAEQVAELDPEEYHDFQVNRPQVALDDDGRRTITWPTTRIFAATAPASGRTVVLVHGIEPSMRWRRYTGELLEHARRLGVETVITMGALLADVPHTRPIPVSSTTDDEELLRRLSLERSTYEGPTGIVGVVSEAAASAGLPSLSLWAAVPHYVGQSPSPKAVLALLGRIEEVLGEPVPLGDLTDDARAWEHGVDELAGEDAEIGEYVRQLEEAKDTADLPEATGEAIAREFERYLRRRPDEGKDGLTSG from the coding sequence ATGCTCGCGGCGTTCGAGGGCTGGAACGACGCCGGCGAGGCCGCCAGCGGCGCGCTCGACCACCTGCGTCGCGTCTGGGGCGCGGAGCAGGTCGCGGAGCTGGACCCCGAGGAGTACCACGACTTCCAGGTCAACCGACCGCAGGTGGCGCTCGACGACGACGGGCGCCGCACCATCACCTGGCCCACCACGCGCATCTTCGCGGCCACCGCCCCGGCCAGCGGCCGCACGGTCGTCCTCGTGCACGGCATCGAGCCGTCGATGCGGTGGCGCCGGTACACCGGAGAGCTCCTCGAGCACGCCCGTCGCCTCGGCGTCGAGACGGTGATCACCATGGGGGCCCTGCTGGCGGACGTCCCCCACACCCGCCCGATCCCCGTCTCCTCCACCACGGACGACGAGGAGCTGCTGCGCCGCCTCTCGCTGGAGCGGTCCACCTACGAGGGCCCGACGGGCATCGTCGGCGTGGTCTCCGAGGCCGCCGCGAGCGCCGGGCTGCCGTCGCTGAGCCTGTGGGCGGCGGTGCCGCACTACGTGGGGCAGTCGCCCTCGCCGAAGGCCGTGCTGGCGCTGCTGGGCCGCATCGAGGAGGTGCTCGGGGAGCCGGTGCCGCTGGGAGACCTCACCGACGACGCCCGCGCCTGGGAGCACGGTGTGGACGAGCTGGCCGGGGAGGACGCCGAGATCGGCGAGTACGTCCGCCAGCTCGAGGAGGCCAAGGACACCGCCGACCTCCCCGAGGCGACCGGCGAGGCGATCGCCCGGGAGTTCGAGAGGTACCTGCGCCGCCGCCCCGACGAGGGCAAGGACGGGCTCACCAGCGGCTGA